Proteins encoded by one window of Leishmania mexicana MHOM/GT/2001/U1103 complete genome, chromosome 23:
- a CDS encoding lathosterol oxidase-like protein codes for MDFAFNLLVSVIPVDREKMTHQMFIFWLILSSGGISMYLFFASISYFTYFRKLKRQFFPKTIDPDDARELNEQVRHEIWIAVCSIPFMAFLMMPAATFSHRGYSKVYYNISDYGWAYFLVSPVLFFAFTDFMVYCFHRGLHHPIIYKHVHKLHHTYKYTTPFSSHAFNPVDGFGQGVPYYVFVYLFPLHNILFIVLFLAVNFWTISIHDQVDFGGHFINTTGHHTIHHELSNCDYGQYTTIWDRLGGSYRPAEQTHHLSSLLRAGDPKYVDPVYASYHEEKGFLAGRFKEEAAARRSKKVGA; via the coding sequence atgGACTTCGCCTTTAACCTGCTCGTCTCCGTCATCCCGGTGGACCGGGAGAAGATGACGCATCAGATGTTCATCTTCTGGCTCATCCTCAGCAGTGGTGGCATCTCCATGTACCTGTTCTTCGCCTCCATATCCTACTTCACATACTTTCGCAAGTTGAAGCGGCAGTTCTTTCCCAAGACGATCGACCCGGATGATGCTCGCGAGCTGAATGAGCAGGTGCGGCATGAGATTTGGATTGCGGTGTGCTCGATTCCGTTCATGGCGTTTTTGATGATGCCGGCGGCCACCTTCTCGCACCGCGGGTACAGCAAGGTGTACTACAACATCTCGGACTACGGCTGGGCGTACTTCCTGGTGTCGCCTGTGCTGTTCTTCGCCTTTACGGACTTCATGGTGTACTGCTTCCACCGTGGGCTGCACCACCCGATAATCTACAAGCACGTGCACAAGCTGCACCACACGTACAAGTACACAACGCCCTTCTCGTCGCACGCCTTTAACCCCGTTGACGGCTTCGGTCAGGGCGTTCCGTACTACGTCTTCGTGTATTTGTTTCCCCTTCACAACATCCTTTTCATTGTGCTATTCTTGGCGGTGAACTTCTGGACGATCTCCATCCACGACCAGGTGGACTTTGGTGGGCACTTCATCAACACAACCGGCCATCACACGATCCACCACGAGCTGTCAAACTGCGACTACGGCCAGTACACGACTATATGGGACCGCCTGGGTGGGTCGTACCGCCCTGCCGAGCAGACGCATCACCTGTCGTCCCTGCTGCGCGCTGGCGATCCCAAGTATGTGGACCCCGTGTATGCATCGTAtcacgaggagaagggcttCCTGGCAGGTCGGTTCAAGGAGGAAGCCGCCGCGCGTCGCTCAAAGAAGGTCGGCGCATAA